In Centroberyx gerrardi isolate f3 chromosome 7, fCenGer3.hap1.cur.20231027, whole genome shotgun sequence, the sequence TCAATGCACAATTACTGCACCATATTTGAcaatatgaatgaatgtgacATATAGCTGTAAACAAGCTATTGTTTGTGCGGTGTTACAGAATTTCAAGTAAAGTGTCACTGAATTAGTTCCATAAACCATGTTAAGTAcgggacagaaacagaaacctaAACATCCTCTGGATTCCTGGCACTGTGAATGAGGAAGACTGAGTTTACATTTAGCCACGACAGAAGACGGGCAGTCAGGTTTACAACAGTTGttataacaaaatgtgcaaCCGTCTAACTACAACTGCACAGTGCAGCGTCACTTTTAGGGGTTCAAGACATGAAATcaaatctatatatatatatttatcaaGGCATATTCAATGAAAAGTCAAGCAGTTCCATCATGTAGCCTACTTCCTGAACAACCACTGAACTATTTCATCTTCTACTCTACATTCATGTTCTAGACACAGATCTGTTGAATATAATTTTGGATCAGCTGTAATTTAATTGAATGCTTTAAAGCAGTTGGGACGTCACTGGCAGTGTTTAAAGCAGCAAACTGGGGTCGGTTTAACGGTGTCGTGGCTGCCTTATCAACAGGATTAAAACGGGAATTACTGGCGTTACAGTCATGTTGCGATTTTAAGTTCTGTGGCAGGAACGGTGAAAAGCAACCACAAGGCTGCCAGGGAGAGAAACACCAACTGTCATTTGAAACCTTTGTCACTATAGCCCAGTTTCACCAATGTGATGTTTTTAGCTATGCTAGACAAGATCAACACAATCAGAAATGAACAGACATGTACTTTTTTATAACtccaaacacttttttttttttttcacattcagcGTCATAAATAAAGGGCATGGCCTGGACATGACCCATTTTCATTGGAGGACTAGGTACGGAtattaaaggtgctgcatgtagtattttgtatttctcaaaattaagaccacatttcccataaaccctgttgccaagaggatgttgctacctGTCCTCTCTGGTGTGATTTGTTTTAAAGTGGCAGAAGAGCCGATAACAGGCTTGATAACAACAAATGGAGCTGGAATAAAGCTGTGGattacttgcaaagtaaaaatgATTCCTGTGCCATTAAACAATCTAgtagatttcccgccaaatccgacccaaTGTCACGCAGTGTAAAATACAGCGGAGGTGTGTATTACGCTGCTAATCTAATTGGTAATGGTCTCTTTTGCCTATAATATTTATATTGATGTCTCAAAATATGATTGATTAAAATCCTACATGCAGCAGCTTTAACTCTGCTGGAGAACACTGTTCACTTCTCGTTCAGTACATAAAGAATCTTCCGTCACAGTTCTGACGGTCAAAtatctcattctctcattcaaCTCTTATATATAGTTTTTCATactttctatatattttttcttttacttcttCACAGATAGAGAACATATGAATCGACCCTCATTAATTTTCGCCGAGGCTTGACGTTCCTCCACGACTCTTCTCGTCAGGCCCGTCGATATTCTGCTTCATGGTTGTTCAAACAGAAAATAAGGACTGCTGTGCTTTTGCGTTGTTTGGCGCGACAGAACCTGCGTGGAGCCGCGTCGTCGCCCCGCCCACCACAACCCTGGCCACGCCCCCTTCTCTCACATGCACCTCCCGCTCCCACGTgtgactcctccctcctctcagcaCTGCTCCTCCCCAAGAGAGTCTGTGTTCTCCCCCAGGTCTATGGAGGCCGCCGGAGCTCTCATTTTCCCCCGTCCCGGACCCGGACCGGGACCCGGACCGGGCCCGGGGCCCCCGACGATAAGCCCGGCTCCGGGTCCGCCGACTCCCCCGGGCATGCCCCCGCCGCCGTGGCCGGGGTAGACCTCCACGGCGCTGGAGATGGACTGGAGGGAGCGGTCGCGGAAGTAGTGGAAGGCCTCCTGGTCCAGGTAGGTCTGCTCCTCGCGCAGGCCCTGCTCAAACAGCTTGCGCTTGTGCCGGAACTCGATCACCGTCTTGGTGTAGGAGTTGAGCGTGGTGACGGAGGCGGCCATGCAGCAGGTGAAGGAGCCCCAGGCCATGctggttggagagagagagagacacagagaaagagagaagcgaTGATGAGGGTGAGTCatggaggatggaaggaagtgaatctctccctctctctcggctTTCCTGTCTCTCATGGCTTTcatctatctaataaaggcaaaaaaaatgccaaaGTAATAAATAAGTAGGTCATGTTGAGCCTAAGGTTTGACTGATgctttatggttttttttttaaggctggTACTCATACTgctatttttggattgaagctgccaatagccaatattcaGTGTCTTTAGATTTGATCATTCTatgccaaaaaattcaaaaagaatgacaagtattcagtgtccCCAGAATTTAATTGGTGGCATGTTgaaaaagcttctgaaacagcatttagacaatgggacactactactactactattaataataataaaacaaatcaaaatcaaaagatcaaaatgtctcattagagtcaattcaggttaaagtgataatctgtcAGTtcctaattttttttatttagtctcttTAGTCTGTGGTTTCTGCattgcacttcccacagatcacctgtcaatcaagcagtgtgggcggggcttggattttctgttgatgcagtttgagtttctcttttctttgtctgttcagccatggtggctatcactgctcatgctaactacccagttcttcttcttctgtttattccgaacaaaccggaaacgcaaaacgcatcacttcctgtgtggcagaggatttttcccaggaaaagctttatgaactggatataggttggatcactttTGTGTTATAGCAGTCAgtgatagagaggagcaaaacagacGATGATGAACAGACAAATGAAAATTAttacagacaaccagtgtagtattgatcaattttacagtaaatatgcaatcaaacaaactgcatcatatccatcatatcagaggttgGCGATACCGACCtgacaatttttaataaaagctcagtattggcccaatatatcggtctaacttTAAGtcatttaaatgtaatttaaattaaaacaaataaggAAGTCTTTTTTTATCAAATGTGCATAATTCATCAAATCATTTCCTAACAGGCTCTCTAGAAACTCGTGGATTTGGAAAAACACTGGGCTGTAGTCAAAGGGGGAGGAGTAATTGGCCAGATGGCGAAGAACAAATGAGACAATTTCCTCCGGGACTAATAGCACTCAGAGAAGCATCTGGGGTGATTCAGCCAATATTCAGAGCTCTTTAGCCTCTCTCCTCCAAGAAACCGAGCCCGACTCGCTCCCAGACAGGTCTGCTTAATGTTACTGGGCATATAACTGATGTGCTGCTAATTGAGAAAGTGGCGGGGCTCCGGGGAAATGGGTCTGTTATTAGGTTCTTAATAGGGAAGCTAACAGTCCCTCTGTGCGGAGACGTACTGTACGCCAAGAAAATACCAAGCAAGCATCGTTTCAGATGCTAAGCACAGAGTATTTGAAAAATCATGAAGATAAAATGCGTTTAGATGCTTGCTTCAAATCCATTATAGAacaaattcatcattcattctctttaAAACAAAGTATCACAAAGTATCTTATCTATAGTCTAatttggtgttgtgtgtgtttttttgtcaactGAGGACAATAGCTAACtaccatcttttaaaaaaataccacaatCTGGTTTTATGTTTTGCTATCAATCACTTTGTAATAGTAGGCTTCCCTTTTTTCACATGgtggatattttattttttggagtAAAACTCTTCCGTTTGCGTTCTAAATTCAAACTGTATTGTCCCATAAAGTTAACTGAACTTATAAAAACCCCAATAAaattacaaaacataaaagcaaagtaaaacacataacaaatcACCACAACATAGACTAAAACCATCAGTTGATTAGACCAGACTGCTGGGGTCTATTACAttctttttattacatttctaggccttttttggggggaaactATGTTTAGACTGAAATATTGGGTCAATATCACCATTTTatcaaaaatcaaatatcagccagtcagtgtcgtcctcctctgatatgatggacatgatgcagtttgattgattacagatttattgtagaattgatcaatattacactggctgtctatgcGTCGCctcatgctgtttcagaggcttggcatggaaatggtcaagTTCAAAGATATTGgcaaaaatatcagctattggcagcttcagtgcCAAAAATATCACCCTGAAAAACTCACACTGGTGGAACCATATGGGAAACTAACTGATTGGCTAATTGATTATGGGCTGCGGTTTAGAGGTTTGGATGTCAGAGGTAGGGAGGAAGGAAGCGCTGCCAAACGGGACGGCATTCATGCAGCCATCATGGAAAAGAGTGCAGCATGTACCGTGGAAATGTCTGATTCATGAAACTTTCTCACACCACCTAAATGAGTGCAAATTACATCGTGGATTGATCAATCAGAGGCAGCTGTGGaatgactgtgactgtgtggaATCAGTTGGCCATTTACATGTGACAAACCCCAAATTAAGCATGTTTGGCGACTCTTTAGCCTATAAACAGGAAGGCTTGGCGCGGCATCATTTGCACACAGAGACGGGAATATCCGAGAAGCAGAGATTTACCGAAGCAGGAGTTGATGTTTTGGTTGCAGAGGAGTGTTTTATTAGGCGGTCGGTCTTAAAAGTGGGATTAAAGGCTGTCGTAAAAACAAAACTTGGCAAGAAATCGTTATCTGTCAGCAGTGTTTCAGCGGAGAAAAGGACTCTCCGGGAGGTTTGTCTCTAAAATTACATGAAAAATGCATAATTCtacaaagaaacacatttcctATATCCTAACCATGCCATATCAGTTCTCAGGTCAGAAAGACCAAAAAAAGCTCATATACTTTGAAATGAGCGTACACGTTTTCCGAGCAGATGTGAGATTTAGGACTACGAGAAAGATGGACTTGATAAATACCGACTTCTGCAGTGAAatgagcgtacacacacacttcaatatCAGATTTGATCGTATGTTAGCCTGATTAATGAGGGCCAAATCCCAACTGggcattttgtttattttcactgttCCTTTTCTCACATTTCCCAAGCTGAAATGAAGCCAAGGTTATCAGTTTCAAGAGTGCATTAAAAAGCGCATGTGAGAGCAGACATCGCACCCCCCCATCGGCCTCACAATACAGCACATTCACACTTTTTTTAGTTGTCCTGAAGGGGCTCTTTGGCCTTCCACTCCGGTGGAGGTTAATTACTCCTACAGACTTTATTCCGCCTTAACGATTCTGCTCGAGTCCCACACGGTGCTAAATGAGAGGCCTTCGTCTGAATGACTGGCAGAGGAAAGCTCCTGTTAGCATGCATGAGGGCAGAGTCCTCATCAACGGGaggatttcacaaaacaaaagataTTCTAGCGAGTGTcaggtaggagtgtgtgtgtgtgtgaggtgtgtgtgggggcgttTGCAGGTGTGAATTATTAAtcgactccacacacacatacacacacacacacacacaccccaacgtGAGGAAGCTGGTcttttccctgcctccctcccctcccttgctCATTCATCCCTCCCTGTTCTTTGCACTGGTTTTCGTCCTTGGCGTTGCCTTCTGCCGATGCGCAAATGAGCTGAGCGAAGTCAGACAACAGCTGCCGCCCGGCTTTACCTTCGAGGAGACAGAAGCGAAGGTCAAGGCCAGTCTTGTCTAGCTAATTATCCCCGAGACAACAGCCCTGTCACTCCCTGTGTACCTGGACGCTGCCTGTTGGCACGCTCCTGCGCCGCGCCGCCTCGACGGACAGCCATCGACGGACGTCCTAAAGGGGGTTTTTTGTGGTTCGGTGGATGAatggactatggatcggtctccgtccgtCTGTTCGCTCAATCGTTTGTTTGTCAGACACCGTTTGATCGGATTTTGCCGAAACTTGGGGGATGATGCCTTCCGGCGTTTTCAAAACAAGTCAAACATTTGTCCCCCCTGAATGATGGATTCACCCCTTATGCCAATCGgcgccaaaatgcatcatccctccaagttttgaGAAATCACGtttgacagatggacagattttCTCCGCCACCCATTAGTGGTGAATGACATGTTTACTTTTTGCCTCACGCTGCATTCACACTTTGTGTTTTTGCCATCTTTAGGTTGTCCATCACAAAATATTCTGCCATGAACGGTGATTGGCAGTCCCGGGTCGTTCGTTCATTTAGTGCCTCTGGAGTCCGAGCGAGTGTCTTAGGTGTATTCACGCACCGACGGTCGCTGCGAGGTGCTGCGATGGAATAAGTTGTTTTTCCTTCCGCGACGCCATTTTGAAACTGCAGGTGGGCATGCTGTTGCCTTTCAGTCGCACAGTGACAGAAGGACGGCTTCAACTCGCACAAGATTCTGGCCGTTATTCACAGAACTCAACAGGAAATCTTTGGCTCGGTAATTTGAACTTACTCATAGCGTTATCGGGGCTGTGATTGCTGTGATGGAGCCTCATTACTGCTGCCTTATACTCAGCGATAGCCCAAGTGACAGCCAAGGAAAATCAACATGTTAATTAGTTACATATTTAACAGACACTCTGATTATCCAATGGACCGTGTCCTGCTGAAGATCTGTAAGAAGAGATGAAACAAAATCCTACTGCAGCAATCACAATGTCAGGCATGAACCCAATCAAATCAGATTGCttttaaaattgaaaacagGACGTTAATGATTGCAAATTCAGTGTGTAAATTTATTAAACACTTTACATTTTTTCCAGAAACATTGATGACGACCTATGAGTgttttttgtaacatttttaatatttaaacttaatttcacaaatAAGATTTATTCCAAAAACGTATACGGTCTGATTAGAGCAGGtggtattttttccttttatgaATTTTTTATGGAGCATGCATGTGATCAAACAGAGGGTGCTGGTGCTGCATGAACACAAGCGGTGAAACAGACCCAGTAGTTTCCCGTTCATGAACGCTGCTGTTTTATGAATTCTGATCACATCGCACAGTCTGGCATCAGAAATGCAAAAGACGGATGAAACTGTACGTGACTTTCATCCTCTGGCTTTACTGCTATTCTTGTTTTTGCATCTTTCGTGAGATTATTTAATCAATGTTGTTTCTATAAAAATCTACAAACCCACACTGGAAATCACCccaaacccccacacacacccttcagaactagtgtgtgtgtgtgtctgactgtgatTGTATTGTAGACTAGTGGGGATTGTGTtcaatgtgatgtaatgtgtgtgtgtgtgtgtgtgtgtgtgtgagactgaccAGAAGGACCAGCCGTAGTCCCAGCTGTGAGGCCTCCAGTCTTCAGGACCCAGGCTCACCGTGATCTGGAACACCTGAGTGTACATCATATGGGCCACCATACCCAGAAGACCTGTATagacaacatgcacacacacacacacacacacacacacacacacacacacacacacacacacacagacacacacacttgctgttataaaaatattttctgcatCAAACACAATCCCTATCAAGGGTGATTTATGCTTCTGTGTCGAACCTATTTccgttttctctttttccacctgATGAACTTGATAGTTTTAAGCGACTTTAACAGGCTGGATAGAAAATTTGGGAATGTCTCACattcacaacacttacctctgTCTCTTTTGCAGTTGTCTCTCTCCTTAATAAccaaactgtgtgtgaactTTACAGGATTAAGCTCCAGTGAGGACTGACAACCCTAtgtagctgcagtgtgaacgtagccagTGAAGATCAGGATGTTTTGGGGGCGTAAacaccatttgctgtgggtgtgaCTAGcagaagtcacagcaacaacaacaatggaggaaagcagtaaataaagaaaaaagctaAATGGCGTCTTTGCTGTCTGCTTCTTGAAAGCCTGTGGTGGCTTTACAGGTGTCAGTTACCAGTGCTGAGGTTTCCCTCCAGTGTCCATACAGACACCAGATTTTAATTTGGGTAAACAGGGTGAATTTACACCCAGTTAGTGgagatgggatgctcttcttcttctgttgcaaccacactttgtgatttaggatgACAGGCAAGATCCGTACATACAAATCtggcctaatgcagctttaacctcAGCACAAGCTAATTTGCCGTGCTAATTAGCATAAACATAAAGATACTAAATCATTACACAATCCGAGTTCCAGCTAAGCATCAATAATAAATCAGAACacatataattatcataattaGTCACTATACAGTATCAATTGATTTAAGGTGCCGTTGTTAGACATACAATCAATTAGAGATGGGGACATAATCACTcataaacatacagtaaatcAAATGGCCACAATACAAATAAGTCAATGTGAGGGGAATGGCATTAATGCAGAGGTTGTACATCATATCCACACATTCAACACATGACATGGCTtgctttcctctgtgtgtgtgtgtgtgtgtgtgtgtgtgtgtgtgtgtcacgtggATGTGAAGGATGGATGAGAGCCATGTGTCTCTGTTTGCTTGCAATCActctcgctgtgtgtgtttctgtgtgtgtgtgtgtgtgtgtgtctctgtatgtgtgtgtgtgtgcagcatcaTGCCATAGTAAATAAAGGATGTCTGCTCCAGATTTACAGTTTGCTATAAAAGGACCATAATTTCTCCCCGGCCTTCAAACCATGACAACAGAGATTTCTAGGAAAAgtctgtgcatgcgtgtgtgtgtgtgtgtgcatgtgtgtgtgtttgtgggcttGCGTGCACATGTCACATGCTGGTAAGTGTGTGAGATCCTTgttctactgtatgtttgtgagtTTACCTGCATGTTAACAGCTGCACGCATACAAATTTGTGcacattttctctgtgtgtgtgtgtccagagtcAGGAAAAAAGATGAATCCCCTGCAGAAAGGGTTTCTGTGGTACTGATTGGGAGGGTTTCCCAGTAATGAGGAGTATAACAAATTACTATCACCAATCTAAAAAATATTCATCGCTCCCTCTGAATGTCGGAGTGAAGTTGGATTATCCAAAACGTGCgtcccgccgccgccgccgccgccgccgccgccgccgccgccgccgccgccgccgccccccGGGCCGGTTTCATCAGAGTGACTCATCGGCCGCTCATACTGGACTCAATTcccagtaaaaataataaatcttgaaataaacaaagatagcccgcactctgtttcttcttatttgatttttctttcttttttggcaCGGACGTCTCAAGATTATCCATATTAGCCGACACACCAAAAATAAACTCTGTGAATCaatgaattctgttttttgcACAAGGACTCCATGTTTGTTCCACTAAAAATGGTATAAAAGTGGATTTACTGTGgatggaagtattcccactacgtTGGTTTGATCCAGTAAAAGGACGACGACAACATGGGACTTCATCGCTGTTTAgtttcctgatcattcacaAGAGGGGGAACTGAGGTTTTTTTTAGGAAAGAGAAGGTGCAATCGCTAATTTCGGGGGTGGAACAGAAAAGCGATATAACGAGTCGTGTAACGAATTACTGCTCCCAGGAAGTAGCAGTTAAGAAAATAAGCgaaaagtaatgcattactaTTTTACGGTTTCTTTCCGAAAAAAAGGTGACTCTTACAGCATGATTGCTGGCAAAGTAAAGCACATGAAGTTAATATCTCTCTTAAAGCTGCTTTGtgtggcatttttaaacatcagtatacCGTCATGAAATTAATTATGATTTACcgtaaacaaataagaccataTTTGAGCCTCataccagtggtattgttagtgctgctGACCGCATTTCCCGCCAAATCGTgagcacgtttacatggactgcaatattccgatattaacccgattaagacaatactcAGAGTAAGAAACTACCATGTAAAcggcattttctgattaccttaacccgaataagaTCATAGTCGGAGTATGCAACAGTCGAATTAAGACGTGGAGTATTCTGAGTATTCCGATTTTAGTGATTTTAGTGATTTTTTGTGATGTCCTATCTGAGTTTTCGCAGCATTTTGCGACACGTACGgcaatccaactgcttgacgACGCATGCTCTAGCTTCCAAAAAGTAACGGCTCGAAGCacagtgtttttcaaaattaGCAAGAAAATACTAAGGGTATATACCACGGCAGCAACATGACAGAGAGGGTTTCAGGTTCAGTTCCGGAGGGAAACTCGGACGGAGGACGTCGGGACGTAATGTGGCCGTGCgtcttcagtcattaatcggactctgctctgtagcatgtaaacgggaatatgaatggaatattctataagcaactcatgtaaacaccttaatcaaaatattgtcttatttagaataaggtcaatagttggattattgcagtccatgtaaacatagtcagtgagaaatgcagtgtagaggtctggtctggtttgtttacggtaattagaATTCGGCAAATGCATGTGATGCTAAACATGTCACTTTTAAGTCATTTGATTATCAAATAGTACCAGTTATAAGACAGGCAACCATCcggtgtttttgaaatattgaaataccCATGAATCAATTTCCAGGTCgcaatttttttcccctccaatcTCTATGCCTTTCCTTTTAGAAAGCAATCCTCCTGTTCACTAATAAAGGCTGGAGTCACCCACACTGATATTGATTTTCACCACATAGATTAACATTTCTCTGGTGAAGGATATtcaccctccctccacccacccacccacccacacacacacacacacacacacacacacacatacacacacacacacacacacacacacacacacacacacaaaccctcccATGTCATTGGGGAATGTGACTCAGCAGGTGACACTGGGTTTCTCTCAAACTCTACACTGATAGAACAAAGGTGCTGACAAAAAGTGTGCAAAATactgtagcgtgtgtgtgtgtgtgtgtgtgtgtgtaatgtaaaaTTGTGTGTCAGAATATCATAGTTGCTGTCATgggaaatttaatttaataaggGTTCATTTTAAAGTGTGTCTTTAATATGAATCAAAGGCTGTAGGAGGAGGCactcaaacagtgtgtgtgtgtctgcttggcTACCAGCGTGCCTTTGTGTgtaaacatctgtgtgtgtgtgcgtgtgtgtgtgtgtgtgtgtgtacaatgtgCCAGCAGACATCTCCAATCATCCCTGACTGGGAGAGCAACAGCTGGCATCCactcatattgtgtgtgtgtgtgtgtgtgtgcgtgtgcgtgcgtgtgtgtgtgtgtctgtgtgtctgcgtgtgtgtgtgtgtgtgtgtgtgtgtattactgtattatacttgtgaggaccttccactgACTAAAGTCGTTCCctaacccagtggttctcagcctTTTTCCAGTCAAACCCTCCTTTGAAACTCCCATCCATTTATtgtagtttgtttgtgtgttcaattctatgcactgcgacacggttaaattacctaattccactatcgttacttaaataccacaaggtaacgttaaagtcaccaactgttaaagtttgtatggcagcgaagacgagttactgtctgcagatcctgttactgactgtggagtgttaagtttcacttttgttttcccacctggagactctgtggactgagttcagtctgctggtctgctgtctgtacatctccacattacagacatgatgtgacatcaggagcattagagatccatttagatccatttatatacactgagcaacttttgattttgtgcctctgtatgggaaacactgcacctcacagtcaaaaacgccctctagaggccatctgacgaagcgcatcatctcactaagtgttacctgactgactgcctgactgactgactgactgactgactgtctgactgactgactgactgtctgactgactgtctgactgtctgactgactgactgactgactgactgactgactgtctgactgactgtctgactgtctgactgtctgactgactgactgactgactgactgcctgactgcctgtctgactgactgtctgactgactgactgactgactgtctgactgactgactgactgactgactgtctgactgactgtctgactgtctgactgcctgactgcctgtctgactgactgtctgactgactgactgactgtctgactgactgactgactgactgtctgactgactgactgactgtctgactgactgactgactgactgactgtctgactgactgtctgactgtctgactgactgactgactgactgactgactgactgcctgtctgactgtctgactgactgactgtctgactgactgactgactgactgactgactgactgtctgactgactgactgtctgactgactgactgtctgactgactgtctgactgactgactgactgtctgactgactgactgactgactgactgactgactgactgactgactgactgactgactgactgtctgtctgactgactgactgtctgactgactgtctgactgactgactgactgtctgactgactgactgactgactgactgcctgactgcctacctgcctgactgactgactgactgactgtctgactgactgtctgactgactgactgactgactgactgactgtctgactgcgcagaaaaagaagaaaggatgCAACGTACGTTCAAACTGACTCATCTGTTGTCACTTGCATGTTTCACCTGCTGTTATTTATGTCGACAGCGACAACTGAGGAACTGgatttggaatttgaaaaaacctacaggaaacagaactggagctgaattggaatttcaggaacttgaatttaattcagtgaaattctgtgaaatgttttttctttcctttttttaccATATCAGATtgcacatagtgttatatattatcaatactgaatatcataaaatgttaaaggaacctttc encodes:
- the gsg1l gene encoding germ cell-specific gene 1-like protein, encoding MKTTRKCRALLSVGLNLVALFFSTTAFITTYWCEGTQRVPKPNCSKQRRHNCIDYGVNETDQNKVHYSWETGDDRFLFRRFHTGIWYSCEENIHEAGEKCRSFIDLAPASERGVLWLSVVSEVLYILLLVVGFSLMCLELFHSSNVIDGLKLNAFAAVFTVLSGLLGMVAHMMYTQVFQITVSLGPEDWRPHSWDYGWSFCMAWGSFTCCMAASVTTLNSYTKTVIEFRHKRKLFEQGLREEQTYLDQEAFHYFRDRSLQSISSAVEVYPGHGGGGMPGGVGGPGAGLIVGGPGPGPGPGPGPGRGKMRAPAASIDLGENTDSLGEEQC